The DNA window GTGCCTACGAGACGGAAGAGCGGAAACCTGACCTCTACCGGACGCACGACGAGTTCCGACTGGACGGCACCGAACTCCCCCGTCCGGGTAACCTGTACGGCGTCAGCAAGGCGGCGGGCGAGACGCTCGGCCGATACTACCACGACGAGTTCGACCTCAGCGTCGCCTGCGTCCGCATCGGCAACCTGACCGAGGGTCACCCGCCGATAGATTACGAACGCGGACAGGCGATGTGGCTGTCCTACCGCGATTGTGCCCACCTGTTCGACTGCTGTCTGACCGCCGACTACGGCTACGAAATCGTCTACGGAATCTCGGACAACGACCGAAAGTACTACTCCATCGAACGGGCACGCGAGGTTCTCGGGTACGACCCGCAGGACAACTCGGCCCACCACGACGACTGATTTTGCGGTATCACGTCGATTTTAACCACACGCCACCTCAGTCACGACCATGACCGACGACTGGCGCGACCACGACTGGCCGGTGCTCGAATCGGAGTCCGAGTACGAAACCGGCTGGTACACCGGCGGCTACGACCTCGTGGAACAACCCGACGGGACGACGAAGAAGTACTACTGGGCGGACCTCCCGCCCGCCGTGGTCGTCCTCGCCGTCGAGGACGGACGGGTCGTCTTCGTGGAGCAGTACCGCCCGGCCATTCGGAAGACCTGCTTGGAGTGTCCCGCCGGAATCGTCGAGGACGGCGAATCGTACACGACCGCCGCCGGGCGCGAACTCCGCGAGGAGACGGGCTTCGAGGCGGACGGCCTCTCGCTACTCGAAACGTTCTGGGTCGCCACGGGCGTCCTCCGACACGAGCGCGGTATCGTCTTCGCGGAGGGACTGACGCCGGTCGAGCGGAACCTCGACGACAACGAGTTCCTCTCGGTGCGGACGGTTCCCGTCGAGGACGCCCTCGACGCCGCGCGCGAGGACCCGGCCAACGACGCGACCATCGAGGCGCTCCTCCTCGCAAACGCGGAGGGCCTGCTCGAC is part of the Haladaptatus paucihalophilus DX253 genome and encodes:
- a CDS encoding NUDIX hydrolase translates to MTDDWRDHDWPVLESESEYETGWYTGGYDLVEQPDGTTKKYYWADLPPAVVVLAVEDGRVVFVEQYRPAIRKTCLECPAGIVEDGESYTTAAGRELREETGFEADGLSLLETFWVATGVLRHERGIVFAEGLTPVERNLDDNEFLSVRTVPVEDALDAAREDPANDATIEALLLANAEGLLD
- the azf gene encoding NAD-dependent glucose-6-phosphate dehydrogenase Azf; this translates as MDDPVLLTGSEGRVGSAILGDLESKYEWRLLDREPPAADPSHEFFVADITDYDAVYEAVDGVGAVIHLAGDPRPEAPWNSVLGNNIDGTHTVMQAAVDAGVEKFVFASSNHAVGAYETEERKPDLYRTHDEFRLDGTELPRPGNLYGVSKAAGETLGRYYHDEFDLSVACVRIGNLTEGHPPIDYERGQAMWLSYRDCAHLFDCCLTADYGYEIVYGISDNDRKYYSIERAREVLGYDPQDNSAHHDD